The Gadus macrocephalus chromosome 20, ASM3116895v1 genome includes a region encoding these proteins:
- the ttc21b gene encoding tetratricopeptide repeat protein 21B isoform X2 has product MEEEDTALALILYYCYEKFYSHAVAAAASSSQSPPVFRFLRAFGTLMQDQIPEAVAELELIRDSQDVSLCTLMALVYAERKKAHPDRDVVQELDSRVKEQRKSAGPSELYHAGLFLWLLGRNDKAREYVERMLKVSNGSREGLILKAWIDLTSGKEAYAKKSAKYFDEGLKEKADVFALMGKAQYFQYRQNYSGSLEVISQVIAGAPGFLPAAIKKMKLLLSLQDWEQTIDAAHSLLQKDVNNLEALRMLALHSLCRDGDINETARRLSSLLTGLDLLEPNNPQMSYRMSLAFSRTCGRSDKVLQLTGRMVERAFSRAPRDCEVATEMGYLLVLRGHLKEALRWYRTAMSLDETSVPALTGMIRCQLMEGQLEEAELQLEFLTEVQQSIGKSGELLYLRALLAVRRRRPQEEVAGLLNDAVDTHFTALQGLPLGVDYLEKLNPDFLLDVVQEYLALCPTQPPVQGQAPSARLLHCSSVLDTVVQIVPGLLQGLFLLARVRFLSGDMELAQRSLQRCLEQQPSHADAHLLMAQIHLLQGDASLGVQSLELCLSHNFEVRERPLYHLIRAQAQQQAGELQGAVQTLQKALSLPGVRRAGSSSGGGRPDLSPSDAVSIFLELAQALWHNGEQHEAAKVMQDAINEFSGTAEGPRLAVANADLALRRGDAELALSMLRTLGPDTPCYVQAKEKMADIYLNHRKEKRLYCGCYREMVEKMPSSHTFLLLGDAYMNIQEPDKAIQVYEQALQKNPNDGALARKIGKALIKTHNYTKAISYYEAVLQGEQQSFLRYDLAELLLKMKQYERCEGALQAALAHEPAADLPALTSDCRALVLLAKVQSRTNKSQEALLSLQRARDVQAKVLKQVQMEQPDAVATQKQLAADICSEIARHYASQRGYERAVKFYKEALVYCESDRKVMLELSRLYLTLDDLDACQHQCGAILKNDQLNEDATLMMADLMFRKQDYEQAVLHFQQLLERSPDNYLTLSRLIDLLRRAGKLEQVPRFLDMAEKHSSRAKFDPGFNYCRGLYLWYTGEPNDGLRHFNKARKDSDWGQNAVYNMIEICLNPDNDTIGGEVFENLDGDMGNSTEKQESEQLAVRTAEKLLKELKPQTPGGHVQLRILESYCLLATKQKSNVEKALNVFTEVANTEDHVPALLAMATAFMILKQPPRARNQLKRIAKMSWSVLDADEFEKSWLLLADIYIHSGKYDMAGELLKRCLRHNKSCCKAYEYLGFILEKEQAFRDAALNYELAWKYGNQSNPTIGYKLAFNYLKAKRHVDAIDVCHKVLEAHPNYPRMRKDILDKARGALRA; this is encoded by the exons atggaggaggaagacaccGCCTTG GCTCTGATCCTCTACTACTGCTATGAGAAGTTCTACAGCCACGCCGTGGCGGCGGCAGCGTCGAGCAGCCAAAGCCCTCCGGTGTTCCGCTTCCTCCGGGCCTTCGGGACTCTGATGCAGG ATCAGATCCCAGAGGCTGTGGCAGAGCTGGAGCTGATCAGAGACAGTCAGGACGTGTCCCTGTGCACCTTGATGGCTCTTGTCTACGCTGAGAGAAAGAAGGCACATCCAG ACCGGGACGTGGTCCAAGAGCTGGACTCCAGGGTGAAGGAGCAGCGTAAGAGCGCGGGCCCCAGCGAGCTCTACCACGCCGGGCTGTTCCTCTGGCTGCTGGGGAGGAATGACAAGGCCCGCGAATACGTGGAGAGGATGCTCAAAGTATCCAACGGCTCCAGAGAG GGGTTGATCCTGAAGGCCTGGATAGACCTGACGTCTGGGAAGGAGGCGTACGCCAAGAAGTCTGCCAAGTACTTTGACGAGGGGCTGAAGGAGAAGGCCGATGTCTTCGCTCTGATGGGAAAG GCCCAGTACTTCCAGTACAGACAGAACTACTCCGGTTCCCTTGAGGTCATCAGCCAGGTGATCGCCGGGGCTCCCGGGTTCCTCCCGGCAGCCATCAAGAAGATGAAGCTTCTGCTGAGCCTACAGGACTGGGAACAAACCATCGATGCAGCGcacag TCTCTTGCAGAAGGACGTGAATAACCTGGAGGCGCTCAGGATGCTGGCTCTGCACTCCTTATGCAGAGATGGGGACATCAACGAG ACGGCCAGGCGTCTGTCCAGCCTCCTCACCGGTCTGGACCTCCTGGAGCCCAACAACCCCCAGATGTCCTACCGGATGTCTCTGGCCTTCAGCCGCact TGCGGGCGCAGCGACAAGGTGCTGCAGCTGACGGGCCGGATGGTGGAGAGGGCCTTCTCCCGGGCCCCCAGGGACTGTGAGGTGGCCACGGAGATGGGCTACCTCCTGGTGCTCAGGGGCCATCTCAAGGAGGCCCTGCGGTGGTACAGGACAGCCATGAGCCTGGACGAGACCAGCGTCCCTGCACTCACCG GGATGATCCGATGCCAGCTCATGGAAGGACAGCTGGAAGAGGCCGAGCTGCAGCTAGAGTTTCTCACGGAGGTTCAACAGTCCATCGGGAAATCTGGG gagcTGCTGTACCTGCGGGCCTTGCTGGCGGTGAGGAGGCGCAGACcccaggaggaggtggcgggCCTGCTGAACGACGCGGTGGACACCCACTTCACCGCGCTGCAGGGGCTGCCGCTGGGCGTGGACTACCTGGAGAAACTCAACCCCGACTTCCTGCTGGACGTCGTCCAGGAGTACCTGGCCCTGTGCCCTACCCAG cccCCGGTCCAGGGCCAGGCTCCGTCGGCCCGCCTGCTCCACTGCTCCTCCGTGCTGGACACGGTGGTCCAGATAGTCCCTGGTCTCCTTCAGGGCCTCTTCCTGCTGGCCAGAGTCCGCTTCCTCTCTG GGGACATGGAGTTGGCCCAGAGGAGTCTCCAGCGCTGCCTGGAGCAGCAGCCGTCCCATGCAGACGCCCACCTCCTCATGGCCCAGATCCACCTGCTGCAGGGGGACGCCAGCCTGGGCGTCCAGTCGCTGGAGCTCTGTCTCAGCCACAACTTTGAG GTGCGGGAGCGGCCCCTGTACCACCTGATCCGGGCCCAGGCCCAGCAGCAGGCGGGGGAGCTGCAGGGGGCGGTCCAGACGCTGCAGAAGGCCCTCAGCCTGCCGGGGGTCCGCAGGgctggctcctcctccggggGCGGGCGGCCGGACCTCAGCCCCTCCGACGCCGTCTCCATATTCCTGGAGCTCGCCCAGGCCCTCTGGCACAACGGAGAACAG CATGAGGCGGCCAAGGTGATGCAGGACGCCATCAACGAGTTCTCGGGGACGGCGGAGGGCCCGCGCCTCGCCGTGGCCAACGCCGACCTGGCGCTGCGGAGGGGCGACGCCGAGCTCGCACTGAGCATGCTCAGAACGCTGGGCCCCGACACGCCCTGCTACGTCCAGGCCAAGGAGAAGATGGCCGACATCTACCTGAACCACCGCAAGGAGAAGCGCCTGTACTGCGGCTGCTACAG agaaatggtggagaagatgccAAGCTCTCACACCTTCCTGCTGCTGGGAGACGCATACATGAACATCCAAGAG CCAGACAAGGCCATCCAGGTGTACGAACAAGCTCTGCAGAAGAACCCCAACGACGGAGCTCTGGCCAGGAAGATCGGGAAGGCCCTCATCAagacacacaactacaccaag GCCATCAGTTACTACGAGGCAGTGCTGCAGGGCGAGCAGCAGAGCTTCCTACGCTACGACCTGGCCGAGCTGCTGCTGAAGATGAAGCAATACGAGCGCTGTGAGGGGGCGCTGCAGGCAGCCCTGGCCCATGAGCCAG CTGCAGACCTCCCAGCGCTCACCAGTGACTGCAGGGCTCTGGTGCTGCTGGCCAAGGTCCAAAGCAGAACCAACAAGAGCCAGGAGGCCCTACTCTCCCTGCAGCGA GCCCGGGATGTGCAGGCCAAGGTGCTGAAGCAGGTCCAGATGGAGCAGCCGGACGCCGTGGCCACGCAGAAGCAGCTCGCTGCTGACATCTGCTCCGAGATCGCCCGACACTACGCCAGCCAGCGCGGCTACGAGAGAGCCGTCAAGTTCTACAAAGAAGCTCTGGTGTATTGTGAGAGCGATCGCAAG GTGATGCTGGAGCTCTCTCGCCTGTACCTGACTCTCGACGACCTGGACGCCTGCCAGCACCAATGTGGCGCCATTCTGAAGAACGACCAATTAAACGAAGACGCAACGCTG ATGATGGCCGACCTGATGTTCCGGAAGCAGGACTACGAACAAGCAGTGCTCCACTTCCAGCAACTCCTGGAGCGCAGCCCAG ACAACTACCTGACCCTGTCCCGTCTGATCGACCTTCTGCGGAGGGCTGGAAAGCTGGAGCAGGTCCCTCGCTTCCTGGACATGGCGGAGAAACATTCCTCCAGGGCCAAGTTTGATCCCGGCTTCAACTACTGCAGGGGGCTGTACCTGTG GTACACCGGAGAGCCCAACGATGGCCTGAGGCACTTCAACAAGGCCCGCAAGGACAGCGACTGGGGCCAGAACGCCGTGTACAACATGATCGAGATCTGCCTGAACCCGGACAACGACACCATCGGGGGAGAAGTCTTTGAGAACCTCGATGGTGACATGGG GAACTCCACAGAGAAGCAGGAGTCGGAGCAGCTGGCCGTGCGGACGGCGGAGAAGCTCCTGAAGGAGCTGAAGCCCCAGACGCCTGGAGGTCACGTCCAGCTCCGCATCCTGGAGAGCTACTGCCTCCTGGCCACCAAGCAGAAGAGCAACGTGGAGAAGGCCCTCAACGTCTTCACCGAGGTGGCGAACACCGAG GACCACGTCCCGGCCCTGCTGGCCATGGCGACGGCCTTCATGATCCTGAAGCAGCCGCCGCGCGCCCGCAACCAGCTGAAGCGCATTGCCAAGATGAGCTGGAGCGTCCTGGACGCCGACGAGTTCGAGAAGAgctggctgctgctggccgACATTTACATCCACTCAGGGAAGTATGACATGGCCGGAGAGCTGCTGAAGAGGTGCCTCCGTCACAACAAG TCGTGCTGTAAGGCCTATGAGTACCTGGGCTTTAtcctggagaaggagcaggcaTTCCGGGATGCAGCGCTGAACTATGAACTGGCCTGGAAGTACGGGAACCAGAGTAACCCCACCATCG GATACAAGCTGGCTTTCAACTACCTGAAAGCTAAGAGACATGTCGACGCTATCGATGTTTGCCACAAG GTCCTTGAAGCCCACCCTAACTATCCCCGGATGAGGAAGGACATCCTGGACAAGGCACGCGGGGCGCTGAGGGCCTAG
- the ttc21b gene encoding tetratricopeptide repeat protein 21B isoform X1 gives MEEEDTALALILYYCYEKFYSHAVAAAASSSQSPPVFRFLRAFGTLMQDQIPEAVAELELIRDSQDVSLCTLMALVYAERKKAHPDRDVVQELDSRVKEQRKSAGPSELYHAGLFLWLLGRNDKAREYVERMLKVSNGSREGLILKAWIDLTSGKEAYAKKSAKYFDEGLKEKADVFALMGKAQYFQYRQNYSGSLEVISQVIAGAPGFLPAAIKKMKLLLSLQDWEQTIDAAHSLLQKDVNNLEALRMLALHSLCRDGDINETARRLSSLLTGLDLLEPNNPQMSYRMSLAFSRTCGRSDKVLQLTGRMVERAFSRAPRDCEVATEMGYLLVLRGHLKEALRWYRTAMSLDETSVPALTGMIRCQLMEGQLEEAELQLEFLTEVQQSIGKSGELLYLRALLAVRRRRPQEEVAGLLNDAVDTHFTALQGLPLGVDYLEKLNPDFLLDVVQEYLALCPTQPPVQGQAPSARLLHCSSVLDTVVQIVPGLLQGLFLLARVRFLSGDMELAQRSLQRCLEQQPSHADAHLLMAQIHLLQGDASLGVQSLELCLSHNFEVRERPLYHLIRAQAQQQAGELQGAVQTLQKALSLPGVRRAGSSSGGGRPDLSPSDAVSIFLELAQALWHNGEQHEAAKVMQDAINEFSGTAEGPRLAVANADLALRRGDAELALSMLRTLGPDTPCYVQAKEKMADIYLNHRKEKRLYCGCYREMVEKMPSSHTFLLLGDAYMNIQEPDKAIQVYEQALQKNPNDGALARKIGKALIKTHNYTKAISYYEAVLQGEQQSFLRYDLAELLLKMKQYERCEGALQAALAHEPAADLPALTSDCRALVLLAKVQSRTNKSQEALLSLQRARDVQAKVLKQVQMEQPDAVATQKQLAADICSEIARHYASQRGYERAVKFYKEALVYCESDRKVMLELSRLYLTLDDLDACQHQCGAILKNDQLNEDATLMMADLMFRKQDYEQAVLHFQQLLERSPDNYLTLSRLIDLLRRAGKLEQVPRFLDMAEKHSSRAKFDPGFNYCRGLYLWYTGEPNDGLRHFNKARKDSDWGQNAVYNMIEICLNPDNDTIGGEVFENLDGDMGNSTEKQESEQLAVRTAEKLLKELKPQTPGGHVQLRILESYCLLATKQKSNVEKALNVFTEVANTEKDHVPALLAMATAFMILKQPPRARNQLKRIAKMSWSVLDADEFEKSWLLLADIYIHSGKYDMAGELLKRCLRHNKSCCKAYEYLGFILEKEQAFRDAALNYELAWKYGNQSNPTIGYKLAFNYLKAKRHVDAIDVCHKVLEAHPNYPRMRKDILDKARGALRA, from the exons atggaggaggaagacaccGCCTTG GCTCTGATCCTCTACTACTGCTATGAGAAGTTCTACAGCCACGCCGTGGCGGCGGCAGCGTCGAGCAGCCAAAGCCCTCCGGTGTTCCGCTTCCTCCGGGCCTTCGGGACTCTGATGCAGG ATCAGATCCCAGAGGCTGTGGCAGAGCTGGAGCTGATCAGAGACAGTCAGGACGTGTCCCTGTGCACCTTGATGGCTCTTGTCTACGCTGAGAGAAAGAAGGCACATCCAG ACCGGGACGTGGTCCAAGAGCTGGACTCCAGGGTGAAGGAGCAGCGTAAGAGCGCGGGCCCCAGCGAGCTCTACCACGCCGGGCTGTTCCTCTGGCTGCTGGGGAGGAATGACAAGGCCCGCGAATACGTGGAGAGGATGCTCAAAGTATCCAACGGCTCCAGAGAG GGGTTGATCCTGAAGGCCTGGATAGACCTGACGTCTGGGAAGGAGGCGTACGCCAAGAAGTCTGCCAAGTACTTTGACGAGGGGCTGAAGGAGAAGGCCGATGTCTTCGCTCTGATGGGAAAG GCCCAGTACTTCCAGTACAGACAGAACTACTCCGGTTCCCTTGAGGTCATCAGCCAGGTGATCGCCGGGGCTCCCGGGTTCCTCCCGGCAGCCATCAAGAAGATGAAGCTTCTGCTGAGCCTACAGGACTGGGAACAAACCATCGATGCAGCGcacag TCTCTTGCAGAAGGACGTGAATAACCTGGAGGCGCTCAGGATGCTGGCTCTGCACTCCTTATGCAGAGATGGGGACATCAACGAG ACGGCCAGGCGTCTGTCCAGCCTCCTCACCGGTCTGGACCTCCTGGAGCCCAACAACCCCCAGATGTCCTACCGGATGTCTCTGGCCTTCAGCCGCact TGCGGGCGCAGCGACAAGGTGCTGCAGCTGACGGGCCGGATGGTGGAGAGGGCCTTCTCCCGGGCCCCCAGGGACTGTGAGGTGGCCACGGAGATGGGCTACCTCCTGGTGCTCAGGGGCCATCTCAAGGAGGCCCTGCGGTGGTACAGGACAGCCATGAGCCTGGACGAGACCAGCGTCCCTGCACTCACCG GGATGATCCGATGCCAGCTCATGGAAGGACAGCTGGAAGAGGCCGAGCTGCAGCTAGAGTTTCTCACGGAGGTTCAACAGTCCATCGGGAAATCTGGG gagcTGCTGTACCTGCGGGCCTTGCTGGCGGTGAGGAGGCGCAGACcccaggaggaggtggcgggCCTGCTGAACGACGCGGTGGACACCCACTTCACCGCGCTGCAGGGGCTGCCGCTGGGCGTGGACTACCTGGAGAAACTCAACCCCGACTTCCTGCTGGACGTCGTCCAGGAGTACCTGGCCCTGTGCCCTACCCAG cccCCGGTCCAGGGCCAGGCTCCGTCGGCCCGCCTGCTCCACTGCTCCTCCGTGCTGGACACGGTGGTCCAGATAGTCCCTGGTCTCCTTCAGGGCCTCTTCCTGCTGGCCAGAGTCCGCTTCCTCTCTG GGGACATGGAGTTGGCCCAGAGGAGTCTCCAGCGCTGCCTGGAGCAGCAGCCGTCCCATGCAGACGCCCACCTCCTCATGGCCCAGATCCACCTGCTGCAGGGGGACGCCAGCCTGGGCGTCCAGTCGCTGGAGCTCTGTCTCAGCCACAACTTTGAG GTGCGGGAGCGGCCCCTGTACCACCTGATCCGGGCCCAGGCCCAGCAGCAGGCGGGGGAGCTGCAGGGGGCGGTCCAGACGCTGCAGAAGGCCCTCAGCCTGCCGGGGGTCCGCAGGgctggctcctcctccggggGCGGGCGGCCGGACCTCAGCCCCTCCGACGCCGTCTCCATATTCCTGGAGCTCGCCCAGGCCCTCTGGCACAACGGAGAACAG CATGAGGCGGCCAAGGTGATGCAGGACGCCATCAACGAGTTCTCGGGGACGGCGGAGGGCCCGCGCCTCGCCGTGGCCAACGCCGACCTGGCGCTGCGGAGGGGCGACGCCGAGCTCGCACTGAGCATGCTCAGAACGCTGGGCCCCGACACGCCCTGCTACGTCCAGGCCAAGGAGAAGATGGCCGACATCTACCTGAACCACCGCAAGGAGAAGCGCCTGTACTGCGGCTGCTACAG agaaatggtggagaagatgccAAGCTCTCACACCTTCCTGCTGCTGGGAGACGCATACATGAACATCCAAGAG CCAGACAAGGCCATCCAGGTGTACGAACAAGCTCTGCAGAAGAACCCCAACGACGGAGCTCTGGCCAGGAAGATCGGGAAGGCCCTCATCAagacacacaactacaccaag GCCATCAGTTACTACGAGGCAGTGCTGCAGGGCGAGCAGCAGAGCTTCCTACGCTACGACCTGGCCGAGCTGCTGCTGAAGATGAAGCAATACGAGCGCTGTGAGGGGGCGCTGCAGGCAGCCCTGGCCCATGAGCCAG CTGCAGACCTCCCAGCGCTCACCAGTGACTGCAGGGCTCTGGTGCTGCTGGCCAAGGTCCAAAGCAGAACCAACAAGAGCCAGGAGGCCCTACTCTCCCTGCAGCGA GCCCGGGATGTGCAGGCCAAGGTGCTGAAGCAGGTCCAGATGGAGCAGCCGGACGCCGTGGCCACGCAGAAGCAGCTCGCTGCTGACATCTGCTCCGAGATCGCCCGACACTACGCCAGCCAGCGCGGCTACGAGAGAGCCGTCAAGTTCTACAAAGAAGCTCTGGTGTATTGTGAGAGCGATCGCAAG GTGATGCTGGAGCTCTCTCGCCTGTACCTGACTCTCGACGACCTGGACGCCTGCCAGCACCAATGTGGCGCCATTCTGAAGAACGACCAATTAAACGAAGACGCAACGCTG ATGATGGCCGACCTGATGTTCCGGAAGCAGGACTACGAACAAGCAGTGCTCCACTTCCAGCAACTCCTGGAGCGCAGCCCAG ACAACTACCTGACCCTGTCCCGTCTGATCGACCTTCTGCGGAGGGCTGGAAAGCTGGAGCAGGTCCCTCGCTTCCTGGACATGGCGGAGAAACATTCCTCCAGGGCCAAGTTTGATCCCGGCTTCAACTACTGCAGGGGGCTGTACCTGTG GTACACCGGAGAGCCCAACGATGGCCTGAGGCACTTCAACAAGGCCCGCAAGGACAGCGACTGGGGCCAGAACGCCGTGTACAACATGATCGAGATCTGCCTGAACCCGGACAACGACACCATCGGGGGAGAAGTCTTTGAGAACCTCGATGGTGACATGGG GAACTCCACAGAGAAGCAGGAGTCGGAGCAGCTGGCCGTGCGGACGGCGGAGAAGCTCCTGAAGGAGCTGAAGCCCCAGACGCCTGGAGGTCACGTCCAGCTCCGCATCCTGGAGAGCTACTGCCTCCTGGCCACCAAGCAGAAGAGCAACGTGGAGAAGGCCCTCAACGTCTTCACCGAGGTGGCGAACACCGAG AAGGACCACGTCCCGGCCCTGCTGGCCATGGCGACGGCCTTCATGATCCTGAAGCAGCCGCCGCGCGCCCGCAACCAGCTGAAGCGCATTGCCAAGATGAGCTGGAGCGTCCTGGACGCCGACGAGTTCGAGAAGAgctggctgctgctggccgACATTTACATCCACTCAGGGAAGTATGACATGGCCGGAGAGCTGCTGAAGAGGTGCCTCCGTCACAACAAG TCGTGCTGTAAGGCCTATGAGTACCTGGGCTTTAtcctggagaaggagcaggcaTTCCGGGATGCAGCGCTGAACTATGAACTGGCCTGGAAGTACGGGAACCAGAGTAACCCCACCATCG GATACAAGCTGGCTTTCAACTACCTGAAAGCTAAGAGACATGTCGACGCTATCGATGTTTGCCACAAG GTCCTTGAAGCCCACCCTAACTATCCCCGGATGAGGAAGGACATCCTGGACAAGGCACGCGGGGCGCTGAGGGCCTAG